The Scomber japonicus isolate fScoJap1 chromosome 9, fScoJap1.pri, whole genome shotgun sequence genome includes a region encoding these proteins:
- the carnmt1 gene encoding carnosine N-methyltransferase isoform X1, producing MAVKFVSDMAETPGEGDPGGPYFNKEKTKCSPDEEARLERQHFWRIIDAFRFYRVHIQEQVKRAERQFQSLPQRHQNLLPAVQSNLARISKCADHNQEVLQAIIHNSIHMFENIEYGEREDPRKARPSSTFDMDKLKSTLKQFVRDWSETGRGERDTCYQPIIQEIQRLFPSDQYDVSKVSVLVPGAGLGRLAWEIARLGYICQGNEWSFFMLFSSNYVLNRCEKVNSLTLYPWIHQFSNNKKSSDQTRPIRFPDVNPQSLPLDSDFSMVAGDFLEIYTEPDSWDCVATCFFIDTAHNVIQYVETIWKILKPGGVWINLGPLLYHFENMANELSVELSYEDIRTVMVNFGFRIEVEKESVQTTYTENDRSMLRYVYDCVFFVARKPGDLYFNCQEDDQQQNSPPAAKSPRREGTDCLT from the exons ATGGCTGTAAAGTTTGTTTCAGACATGGCTGAAACACCAGGGGAAGGGGATCCAGGAGGACCGTattttaacaaagaaaaaacaaaatgcagccCCGACGAGGAGGCTAGGCTGGAAAGGCAACATTTCTGGAGAATAATCGATGCTTTTAGATTTTACAg GGTCCATATCCAGGAGCAGGTCAAACGTGCTGAGCGTCAGTTTCAAAGCTTACCTCAGCGCCACCAGAATTTGCTGCCAGCTGTTCAGTCCAACCTGGCCCGCATCAGCAAGTGTGCAGACCACAACCAGGAGGTGCTGCAAGCCATCATTCACAATAGCATCCACATGTTTGAGAACATTGAGTATGGCGAGAGG GAGGATCCAAGGAAAGCGCGCCCATCCTCTACATTTGACATGGACAAGCTCAAGTCCACCTTAaagcagtttgtcagagacTGGAGTGAGACGGGCCGGGGTGAAAGGGACACCTGTTACCAGCCCATCATCCAAGAGATCCAAAGACTCTTCCCAAGTGACCAATA TGATGTGTCTAAGGTGAGCGTGCTGGTTCCGGGTGCTGGTCTTGGCCGTCTAGCTTGGGAGATAGCTCGGCTGGGTTACATCTGCCAGGGCAACGAATGGAGCTTCTTCATGCTGTTCTCTTCGAACTATGTTCTCAATAG GTGTGAAAAGGTGAACTCTCTGACCCTGTACCCCTGGATCCACCAGTTTAGCAACAACAAGAAATCCTCAGACCAGACACGACCTATCAGATTCCCTGATGTCAACCCTCAAAGCTTACCACTGGATTCGGACTTCTCCATGGTAGCAGGAGACTTCCTGGAGATCTACACAGAACCAG ATTCCTGGGACTGCGTGGCTACCTGCTTCTTTATCGACACAGCTCATAACgtcatacagtatgtggagACTATCTGGAAGATTCTTAAACCTGGTGGAGTTTGGATCAACCTGG GTCCACTGCTGTATCACTTTGAGAACATGGCCAACGAACTCTCAGTTGAACTTAGCTACGAAGACATTAGGACAGTGATGGTTAATTTCGGCTTCCGCATAGAG GTGGAGAAAGAGTCTGTGCAGACCACCTACACAGAAAATGATCGCTCCATGTTGAGGTATGTGTATGACTGTGTCTTCTTTGTGGCACGGAAGCCTGGAGATTTGTATTTTAACTGTCAAGAAGACGACCAACAACAGAATTCACCACCGGCTGCAAAGTCACCACGACGAGAGGGAACAGACTGCCTGACGTGA
- the wu:fa19b12 gene encoding uncharacterized protein wu:fa19b12 gives MQLESMVAPKSPPSLLALLGTRCRKRPYYFEDPAQQQQQQEEAPIYRKTLNCCDTRKHAADVFPVPTSGSFQDRRSTIKSPNSKKRLREDSVGSETASKAKDDAGAESTTEDCKYNSFQYWRVPLPELDLSLLDDANAQSKTKDKSKVKNSSDAMET, from the exons ATGCAGTTGGAAAGCATGGTGGCTCCTAAGAGCCCGCCATCCCTGCTGGCTTTGTTGGGCACCCGCTGCAGAAAGCGGCCGTATTACTTTGAAGACCCagcgcagcagcagcaacaacaagaaGAAGCCCCCATTTATCGCAAGACCTTAAACTGCTGCGACACAAGGAAGCATGCGGCTGATGTTTTCCCTGTGCCAACTTCTGGAAGTTTCCAGGACCGTCGCAGCACCATTAAATCCCCAAACTCCAAGAAACGACTCAGAGAAGACTCCGTGGGTTCAGAGACTGCGTCCAAAGCGAAGGATGAT GCTGGCGCAGAGAGCACTACTGAAGACTGCAAATATAACTCATTCCAGTACTGGAGGGTCCCTCTGCCTGAACTTGATCTCTCACTGCTAGACGATGCCAATGCCCAGTCCAAAACAAAAGACAAGTCAAAGGTCAAAAACTCCTCAGATGCCATGGAGACCTGA
- the LOC128365256 gene encoding serine protease inhibitor 2.1-like: MMRALLSIWILSAVVCVGRSHHHKGHIQVQDQASQDTALDSSADSISLVASANKEFAYNLYRKLAAHADSQGKNIFFSPQSVSVALAALSVGARAETHRQIFSGLGFTNSLLTQTVVDQAFRTLLERANNTSKEDTSEGTAVFVDNRFKPKPEFLDVLKKSYFADGFEVDFTKTTDSANTINKYVEEKTNGKIDKLVEDLDPNTVMYLISYIYFKGKWQTPFDRKLTMEDTFTVDENTKVPVQMMNMEEDVNSYYDQAINTSVLHLPFNSTYSMLLLLPDDMATLENAICPNHITKWLKWMMSSTFDLYLPKFSIKTSYFLKDVLTEMGMTDMFGDQADLSGISEGQQLAVSKIVHQATLNVDEAGATAAAAAGTGFIPLSFSYIPVLKFDRPFMVLITEHNTENILFMGKITNPNI; the protein is encoded by the exons ATGATGCGTGCACTACTGAGTATCTGGATCTTATCCGCAGTGGTCTGTGTGGGCAGAAGTCATCACCATAAAGGACACATCCAGGTCCAAGATCAGGCAAGCCAAGACACTGCACTGGACAGCAGTGCCGACAGCATCTCACTGGTGGCTTCAGCAAATAAAGAATTTGCCTACAATCTGTACAGGAAGTTAGCAGCTCATGCTGACTCGCAAGGAAAGAATATCTTCTTCTCACCACAGAGTGTGTCTGTTGCCTTGGCTGCCTTGTCTGTTGGAGCACGGGCGGAGACGCACCGGCAGATCTTCAGTGGTCTGGGCTTCACCAACTCACTACTAACACAGACAGTTGTGGATCAGGCCTTCCGTACACTCCTCGAACGGGCAAACAATACCTCTAAGGAAGACACCAGTGAAGGGACTGCTGTGTTTGTGGATAACCGCTTCAAGCCAAAGCCTGAGTTCCTGGACGTCTTAAAGAAATCTTACTTTGCAGATGGGTTTGAAGTTGACTTCACCAAAACCACAGACAGCGCCAATACTATCAATAAGTATGTGGAGGAGAAGACCAATGGAAAGATTGATAAGCTGGTGGAAGACCTGGACCCAAACACAGTCATGTATCTCATCAGCTACATATACTTCAAAG GAAAGTGGCAAACTCCATTTGATCGTAAGCTCACCATGGAGGATACGTTCACAGTTGACGAGAACACCAAG GTTCCTGTCCAGATGATGAATATGGAGGAGGATGTTAATAGCTATTACGACCAGGCGATTAACACATCGGTGCTCCATCTTCCCTTTAACAGCACCTACTCCATGCTATTGTTGTTGCCTGATGATATGGCGACACTGGAGAATGCCATTTGTCCAAACCACATCACCAAATGGCTTAAGTGGATGATGTCCAG CACATTTGACTTGTATCTTCCAAAGTTCTCCATCAAGACTTCTTATTTCCTGAAGGATGTGTTGACTGAAATGGGAATGACAGACATGTTTGGTGATCAGGCAGATTTGAGCGGCATTTCAGAGGGACAACAATTGGCTGTCTCAAAG ATTGTGCATCAAGCCACTCTGAATGTTGATGAGGCCGGAGCcactgctgcagcagctgcaggcaCTGGCTTCATCCCTTTGTCCTTCTCCTACATCCCTGTCTTGAAGTTTGATCGGCCATTTATGGTCCTGATCACTGAgcacaacacagaaaacatcCTCTTTATGGGCAAGATTACCAACCCAAACATCTGA
- the carnmt1 gene encoding carnosine N-methyltransferase isoform X2, giving the protein MAVKFVSDMAETPGEGDPGGPYFNKEKTKCSPDEEARLERQHFWRIIDAFRFYRVHIQEQVKRAERQFQSLPQRHQNLLPAVQSNLARISKCADHNQEVLQAIIHNSIHMFENIEYGEREDPRKARPSSTFDMDKLKSTLKQFVRDWSETGRGERDTCYQPIIQEIQRLFPSDQYDVSKVSVLVPGAGLGRLAWEIARLGYICQGNEWSFFMLFSSNYVLNSNNKKSSDQTRPIRFPDVNPQSLPLDSDFSMVAGDFLEIYTEPDSWDCVATCFFIDTAHNVIQYVETIWKILKPGGVWINLGPLLYHFENMANELSVELSYEDIRTVMVNFGFRIEVEKESVQTTYTENDRSMLRYVYDCVFFVARKPGDLYFNCQEDDQQQNSPPAAKSPRREGTDCLT; this is encoded by the exons ATGGCTGTAAAGTTTGTTTCAGACATGGCTGAAACACCAGGGGAAGGGGATCCAGGAGGACCGTattttaacaaagaaaaaacaaaatgcagccCCGACGAGGAGGCTAGGCTGGAAAGGCAACATTTCTGGAGAATAATCGATGCTTTTAGATTTTACAg GGTCCATATCCAGGAGCAGGTCAAACGTGCTGAGCGTCAGTTTCAAAGCTTACCTCAGCGCCACCAGAATTTGCTGCCAGCTGTTCAGTCCAACCTGGCCCGCATCAGCAAGTGTGCAGACCACAACCAGGAGGTGCTGCAAGCCATCATTCACAATAGCATCCACATGTTTGAGAACATTGAGTATGGCGAGAGG GAGGATCCAAGGAAAGCGCGCCCATCCTCTACATTTGACATGGACAAGCTCAAGTCCACCTTAaagcagtttgtcagagacTGGAGTGAGACGGGCCGGGGTGAAAGGGACACCTGTTACCAGCCCATCATCCAAGAGATCCAAAGACTCTTCCCAAGTGACCAATA TGATGTGTCTAAGGTGAGCGTGCTGGTTCCGGGTGCTGGTCTTGGCCGTCTAGCTTGGGAGATAGCTCGGCTGGGTTACATCTGCCAGGGCAACGAATGGAGCTTCTTCATGCTGTTCTCTTCGAACTATGTTCTCAATAG CAACAACAAGAAATCCTCAGACCAGACACGACCTATCAGATTCCCTGATGTCAACCCTCAAAGCTTACCACTGGATTCGGACTTCTCCATGGTAGCAGGAGACTTCCTGGAGATCTACACAGAACCAG ATTCCTGGGACTGCGTGGCTACCTGCTTCTTTATCGACACAGCTCATAACgtcatacagtatgtggagACTATCTGGAAGATTCTTAAACCTGGTGGAGTTTGGATCAACCTGG GTCCACTGCTGTATCACTTTGAGAACATGGCCAACGAACTCTCAGTTGAACTTAGCTACGAAGACATTAGGACAGTGATGGTTAATTTCGGCTTCCGCATAGAG GTGGAGAAAGAGTCTGTGCAGACCACCTACACAGAAAATGATCGCTCCATGTTGAGGTATGTGTATGACTGTGTCTTCTTTGTGGCACGGAAGCCTGGAGATTTGTATTTTAACTGTCAAGAAGACGACCAACAACAGAATTCACCACCGGCTGCAAAGTCACCACGACGAGAGGGAACAGACTGCCTGACGTGA